A single Euwallacea similis isolate ESF13 chromosome 1, ESF131.1, whole genome shotgun sequence DNA region contains:
- the LOC136411652 gene encoding ribonuclease P protein subunit p20-like isoform X1 — translation MADSNRPPNVTSNKVKKRNQRPNPNHVFRKRQPPKPETGDNVIYVSTKTSLKVLLKRCSKLINDNENEIIIYCLGAAIQRGILLALQLCERHVSYQHDTKTFSTTLIDDLEPAVDDADYEMQRRFNSALRIRVFPTNPLDLTS, via the exons ATGGCAGATTCCAACAGACCTCCAAACGTAACCTCTAATAAAGTGAAGAAACGAAACCAACGCCCCAATCCTAACCATGTCTTTCGAAAAAGGCAGCCTCCAAAACCCGAAACAGGAGATAATGTGATTTATGTCAGTACCAAGACGAGCTTAAAG GTGCTCCTAAAACGCTGCTCAAAACTGATTaatgacaatgaaaatgaaattattatttattgtcttGGGGCTGCAATTCAACGAGGCATTTTGTTAGCTCTTCAGCTGTGCGAGAGACATGTCAGTTACCAGCATGACACTAAGACCTTTTCAACAACTCTGATAG atgatttagAGCCTGCAGTGGATGACGCAGATTATGAGATGCAAAGGAGATTTAATTCAGCATTAAGAATAAGAGTGTTTCCAACCAATCCATTGGATCTGACTTCTTAG
- the LOC136411652 gene encoding transmembrane protein 203-like isoform X2, with translation MFFSLEEMVKWLGLTIFEMWITLISVLAFTITLVNKFDPDVEVSSNNWWLIFAPLFIGDALNAYFCVILFIRMLMETTLKLCTLKLIWSVMFQTLLFVFKFLLCKKLLGQISLDYSEVFAPVYILLQLIAVRACGACQHN, from the coding sequence ATGTTTTTCTCTCTAGAAGAGATGGTGAAATGGCTGGGCTTGacaatatttgaaatgtggATTACCCTCATTTCAGTCCTGGCCTTTACCATTACTTTAGTGAACAAATTTGACCCAGATGTGGAAGTGTCAAGCAACAACTGGTGGCTGATCTTTGCCCCTCTCTTCATAGGAGATGCTCTGAATGCCTATTTCTGTGTTATATTGTTTATAAGAATGCTGATGGAGACCACATTGAAGCTGTGCACATTAAAACTGATTTGGTCTGTGATGTTTCAGACCCTGCTGTTTGTGTTTAAGTTTCTATTGTGCAAAAAACTCTTGGGACAAATCAGTTTAGACTATTCGGAGGTGTTTGCTCCTGTGTATATTCTATTGCAACTCATTGCTGTTAGGGCCTGTGGGGCCTGTCagcataattaa
- the Prp5 gene encoding probable ATP-dependent RNA helicase DDX46 translates to MVRSPDRRYRRSRSRSKDRHSRGSRRKSRSRDRERRRSKSRERHSKSRERVVRDRSRSRDRSRRDRDRSSRERDRDRDRRDRDRNRDRDRRGDSKDNKKTSRKRSKSRTPEKKEEPALSFDPANLDKEEEQKKLELEMQRRRDRIERWRAERKKKEQDAVKKEPKTEPSDSATIKKWSLEDDSEDEEKPDEKSDIKKENGDDEEKEENGDANNIKDIDTNDDDDVEGKEENKEESEKKEDMDIDEDDVDPLDAFMLGVQDEVRKINKINVKKGDKSDSNKKGSLVIVTGVAKKKADKNKGELIEQNQDGLEYSSEEEAEDLKDTAANIANKQRKDIAKIDHNNIIYIPFRKSFYVEVPEIAKMTHEEVEAYKEELEGIRVKGKGCPKPIKTWAQCGVSTKELNILKKLGFEKPTPIQTQAVPAIMSGRDLIGIAKTGSGKTLAFLLPMFRHILDQPPLEETDGPIAIIMTPTRELCMQIGKDIKKFTKSLGLYAVCVYGGTGISEQIAELKRGAEIIVCTPGRMIDMLAANSGKVTNLRRVTYIVLDEADRMFDMGFEPQVMRIIDNVRPDRQTVMFSATFPRQMEALARRILMKPIEVQVGGRSVVCQEVEQHVVVLEDDQKFLKLLELLGIYHEQGSIIVFVDKQENADILLKDLMKASYNCMSLHGGIDQFDRDSTIVDFKSGKVKLLVATSVAARGLDVKQLILVVNYDCPNHYEDYVHRCGRTGRAGNKGFAYTFITPEQGRYSGDIIRAHELANVPVPEALKKLWDDYKSKQESEGKKVHTGGGFSGKGFKFDENEAAAMNERKKFQKAALGLQDSDDEDLEQDIDQQIESMFATKRTVKEIKAPLGINPAMAAQASSIGGSAVDKLELAKKLASRINFSKNSSFDTKFVTQQAAESILKGSSSALPINAKTVAEQLAAKLNNKLNYQPKDDDDKMDDDSEQTFRKYEEELEINDFPQQARWRVTSKEALAQISEYSEAGITVRGTYVPTGKAPPEGERKLYLAIESTSDMAVSKAKSEITRLIKEELLKLQTSGHHMINKNRYKVV, encoded by the exons ATGGTTCGAAG CCCTGACAGAAGGTATAGACGGTCTCGTTCGAGAAGCAAAGATCGTCATTCTAGAGGCAGCAGAAGAAAAAGTAGATCACGTGACAGAGAAAGAAGGAGAAGCAAATCCAGGGAGAGACATTCTAAGTCTAGAGAGAGAGTTGTGAGAGACCGGAGTAGATCAAGGGATAGATCTCGGAGGGACCGTGATAGATCCTCCAGAGAAAGAGATAGAGATAGGGATCGTAGGGATAGAGACAGGAACAGGGATAGAGACAGGAG gGGTGATAGTAAGGACAACAAAAAGACCTCTAGAAAAAGATCAAAATCCCGTACTCCTGAGAAGAAAGAGGAGCCTGCTTTGTCCTTTGATCCTGCTAATTTAGATAAA GAGGAGGAACAAAAGAAGCTTGAGCTGGAAATGCAAAGAAGGCGAGACCGAATTGAACGTTGGAGAGCTgaaaggaagaaaaaagaacaGGATGCTGTAAAAAAAGAACCTAAAACTGAACCATCAGACTCAGCCACTATCAAAAAATGGTCTTTAGAAGATGATTCTGAGGATGAGGAGAAACCCGATGAGAAATCTgacattaaaaaagaaaatggtgATGATGAGGAAAAAGAGGAGAATGGGGATGCTAACAATATCAAAGACATTGACAcgaatgatgatgatgatgtgGAAGGAAAGGAAGAAAATAAGGAAGAAAGTGAGAAGAAAGAGGATATGGACATAGATGAAGATGATGTGGATCCTTTGGATGCATTCATGCTGGGTGTTCAAGATGAAGtgaggaaaattaataaaattaatgttaaaaaaggaGACAAAAGTGATTCAAACAAAAAAGGATCACTTGTGATAGTAACTGGAGTAGCCAAGAAGAAAGctgataaaaataaaggagAACTAATTGAGCAAAATCAGGATGGATTAGA atattCTTCAGAAGAAGAGGCAGAAGACTTAAAGGACACTGCTGCTAACATCGCCAATAAGCAGAGGAAGGATATTGCCAAAATAGACCACAAcaacattatttatattccATTCAGAAAGAGTTTTTATGTAGAAGTGCCAGAAATAGCCAAAATGACCCACGAGGAAGTGGAGGCTTATAAGGAAGAGCTTGAGGGTATCAGAGTAAAGGGCAAGGGCTGTCCTAAACCGATTAAAACATGGGCTCAGTGTGGGGTTTCCACAAAAGAGTTGAACATTCTAAAGAAATTAGGCTTTGAAAAACCCACTCCTATTCAAACTCAAGCCGTTCCTGCAATAATGTCCGGAAGAGATCTTATAGGAATAGCAAAGACAG GAAGTGGCAAAACTTTGGCTTTTCTCTTACCTATGTTCCGGCATATTTTGGATCAGCCTCCTTTAGAGGAAACAGATGGACCTATTGCCATCATCATGACTCCTACCAGAGAGTTGTGCATGCAAATTGGTAAGGATATTAAGAAATTCACTAAAAGCCTAGGATTATACGCGGTTTGCGTTTACGGAGGAACCGGAATTTCCGAACAAATTGCTGAATTGAAGAGGG GTGCCGAAATCATCGTTTGTACGCCGGGGCGAATGATTGATATGTTGGCCGCAAACAGCGGCAAAGTGACCAATCTGAGAAGGGTCACTTATATAGTATTGGATGAGGCTGATCGAATGTTTGATATGGGGTTTGAACCCCAG gTCATGAGGATAATTGACAATGTCCGACCGGACAGACAAACTGTAATGTTTAGTGCGACATTTCCCAGACAAATGGAAGCTTTAGCTCGTAGAATTCTTATGAAACCTATAGAAGTTCAAGTAGGGGGCCGCTCGGTGGTCTGCCAAGAG gTGGAGCAACATGTGGTAGTACTCGAAGATgaccaaaaattcctgaaactTTTGGAACTTTTAGGCATTTATCATGAGCAGGGAAGCATTATAGTTTTCGTGGATAAACAGGAAAACGCCGACATTTTACTGAAAGACCTGATGAAAGCTTCATACAATTGTATGAGTTTGCACGGAGGAATCGATCAATTTGACAG AGACTCAACAATAGTGGATTTCAAATCCGGAAAAGTAAAACTGTTGGTCGCCACTTCCGTAGCTGCCAGAGGACTCGATGTCAAACAGCTGATTTTGGTTGTCAATTATGATTGTCCCAATCACTACGAGGATTATGTCCATAG GTGTGGCCGCACTGGCAGAGCCGGCAACAAAGGATTTGCCTATACCTTCATCACCCCAGAACAAGGAAGGTATTCAGGTGATATTATAAGAGCGCATGAATTAGCTAATGTTCCTGTACCTGAAGCGTTGAAGAAGTTGTGGGACGATTACAAGAGTAAACAAGAGTCTGAAG GTAAAAAGGTCCACACTGGGGGAGGATTTAGCGGTAAGGGTTTCAAGTTTGATGAAAACGAAGCTGCCGCTATGAATGAGCGGAAAAAGTTCCAAAAAGCAGCGCTCGGATTGCAAGACAGTGATGATGAGGATCTGGAACAGGACATTGACCAACAAATTGAGAGCATGTTCGCTACTAAAAGGACTGTAAAAGAAATTAAGGCTCCATTAG GCATAAATCCAGCCATGGCGGCTCAAGCATCTTCCATTGGCGGCTCCGCTGTGGACAAATTGGAACTGGCCAAAAAACTAGCTTCCCGAATTAATTTCAGTAAAAACAGCAGCTTCGACACGAAATTCGTTACGCAACAAGCTGCTGAATCGATCCTCAAAG GCAGTAGTTCTGCACTTCCCATAAATGCTAAAACTGTGGCCGAGCAGTTGGCGGCCAAACTGAACAATAAACTAAACTATCAGCCTAAGGACGATGATGACAAGATGGATGACGATAGCGAGCAGACGTTTAGGAAGTACGAAGAGGAATTGGAGATTAACGATTTCCCTCAGCAGGCTAGATGGAGGGTTACGTCGAAG GAAGCTCTTGCCCAAATTTCCGAATATTCCGAGGCTGGTATCACTGTGAGAGGTACCTACGTACCTACAGGTAAAGCTCCACCTGAAGGAGAAAGGAAACTTTACCTCGCCATCGAAAGTACCTCCGATATGGCTGTCTCTAAAGCCAAATCCGAGATTACCAGATTGATTAAGGAGGAATTGCTCAAACTGCAAACGTCGGGGCATCATATGATTAACAAAAACAGATACAAAGTCGTGTAA
- the Srp68 gene encoding signal recognition particle subunit SRP68 has product MVVALSEKPTEQLPPGEKSDAPAKPREASQAFCLEILKIIKDSQQQHGLRHGDYQRYRGYCSRRISRLRKVLKIPQGDRRHFKKWDVTEAHINSSRADERYLHIPLILTERCWAYAMQLKQESNTEPRKKFHLVQKLRKACIYALKLDELCKSERCDARTQLEAQAYVAWIHGSLQFELELWVQAAENLKKAQVIYEKLAVTLPDEEQLPYKQRVEEIAPSLRYCAYNIGDEKAVNLLELRSQGVLETFDALVSQSKEKTAAVLHEVTWFKLKIPIRIERVRLFLISIEGLDESLKNAEDNQAKIKILENLFIDLRDVISLTRESARTEKQDQLLLAYLLSIRIERTSQRNLLLLQQTKKPQDCVRLLDINIQQTSELSQNESIKDINAAQAYFETQRVAYKVLRSYYLAKTHAAAKRWREAAVLFDTSAKTVTNLQFDKYLTELKQLLTIVKESAETEVVNAKANFVLDSQEDQPIPVPQKVFKSKKPLIERLDEFREEPQLLSKNPNLVPMPPNMEPVPAKPLFFDLANNLVAFPDLTEKLEGQAKTKQGAGISGFVKGLWGWGSKK; this is encoded by the exons ATGGTTGTGGCCCTATCAGAAAAACCCACTGAGCAGTTACCTCCGGGTGAAAAAAGTGACGCTCCAGCAAAACCACGAGAGGCTTCCCAGGCGTTCTGCCTTGAAA TActaaaaatcatcaaagaCTCCCAGCAACAGCATGGATTAAGACATGGAGACTATCAGAGATACCGGGGTTACTGCTCTAGGCGCATCAGCAGGCTGCGCAAGGTACTGAAGATCCCCCAAGGGGATCGAAGACATTTCAAGAAGTGGGATGTCACAGAAGCCCACATTAATTCCTCCAG GGCTGATGAAAGGTACCTGCACATTCCTCTAATCTTAACAGAAAGATGTTGGGCATATGCAATGCAATTGAAACAAGAATCAAACACTGAGCCAAGGAAAAAGTTCCATTTAGTGCAAAAGTTGCGGAAGGCATGCATTTATGCTTTGAAACTGGATGAATTATGCAAATCTGAAAGATGTGATGCTCGCACTCAATTGGAGGCTCAAGCATATGTGGCTTGGATTCATGGGTCTTTACAATTTGAACTTGAACTATGGGTGCAGGCTGCAGAGAATTTAAAGAAAGCACAG gtaatttatgaaaaacttGCTGTAACCCTCCCAGATGAGGAGCAGCTACCTTATAAACAAAGAGTAGAAGAAATAGCTCCTAGTTTGCGTTACTGTGCCTATAATATAGGTGATGAGAAAGCTGTTAATTTACTCGAATTACGAAGTCAag gAGTTCTGGAAACTTTTGACGCTCTGGTCTCTCAATCTAAGGAAAAAACTGCTGCAGTTCTACATGAAGTGACatggtttaaattaaagatcCCCATTAGAATTGAACGCGTTCGCCTTTTTCTGATCAGCATTGAAG GTTTGGATGAGTCATTAAAAAACGCAGAAGATAATCaagccaaaataaaaatccttgAAAACCTTTTCATCGATCTGCGTGATGTTATATCTCTAACTAGAGAGAGCGCACGCACAGAGAAGCAAGACCAACTGCTCTTGGCGTATTTATTGTCAATTAGAATCGAGCGCACCTCACAAAGAAATCTGTTGTTATTGCAGCAGACCAAGAAACCCCAAGATTGTGTCCGGTTATTGGACATTAACATTCAGCAAACATCAGAACTGTCTCAAAACGAGTCAATCAAAGATATCAATGCTGCGCAAGCCTACTTTGAAACTCAAAGAGTGGCGTACAAAGTATTGCGCAGCTACTACTTGGCCAAGACACATGCCGCGGCCAAAAGATGGCGCGAGGCCGCTGTGTTGTTCGACACCTCCGCCAAAACTGTGACCAACTTGCAGTTTGACAAGTATCTAACTGAGCTGAAACAATTGCTGACAATTGTCAAAGAAAGCGCTGAAACCGAGGTTGTGAATGCGAAGGCTAACTTTGTGTTGGATAGTCAAGAAGACCAGCCAATTCCGGTGCCTCAGAAAGTGTTCAAGTCGAAAAAGCCTTTGATAGAGAGGTTAGATGAGTTTAGAGAGGAGCCACAACTGTTATCGAAGAACCCAAATCTGGTGCCTATGCCTCCGAACATGGAACCGGTACCGGCAAAACCGTTGTTCTTTGATTTGGCCAATAATTTGGTAGCATTCCCCGACTTGACCGAGAAATTAGAAGGGCAAGCCAAGACCAAACAGGGTGCCGGCATCTCTGGATTCGTTAAGGGGCTGTGGGGATGGGGATCGAAAAAGTAG
- the LOC136413715 gene encoding allergen Cr-PI-like: MKLLFVLVLTTLSVLVCSSPTVETRYESKYKIGDKDFLEKQRKILSLFRHINQHCHNAEHEEVIKTFELSENKESYTNPEAVKKIIEHYTKGYSLPKGEIFSISYPEHLEQAIALFDLLFFAKDFDTFYKTAIVSRHWVNEGLFLYACSLAIVHRPDCYGLILPPIYELYPHFFFNTDTIQEAYRCKQTWNGQKIQVSSGKYPGYTIISNYSGHYLNLHPEQSLSYYLEDVGINSFYYTYYLYYPFWMSGTKYEGIGKDRRGELYYFIHQQLWSRFYLERLSNDFGKPTAIDFEVPVETSFYPSLQYPNGLNFPERPKFARLSDYFYSYGQKIQSSFAYSYSLYKDYSRRIVDAIDRGYALDKQGQRYELYNDKLGYERVGNLLQSNPDSPDSRYYGPWLGYGRHLLGYSTIPLSPYKVAPSVLEHMETSLRDPIFYQLYKHLMLHYARYQLRLEPYTREELNFPGVSIEKVEMDRLITYFDEFYSDLSQAVFYTQEELSQEENNFFVRAKQYRLNHKPFTYKIHVKSDRDVQAVVKIFIGPKYDEYGRYINISDNRCNFFELDKFIFDLKTGDNLIKRSSYESKFFSSDKTSYYDLYKQVLGALDGQKEFTVNGRESYFNFPLRYMLPKGDHGGQSFQFYFIVYPYKPYTENKPQEWTYFYPRPGVGGPYIDDYPLYYPFDRPIKYGRQFYQEIPNSFFYEAKIYHKIDVNIVSSEEA, encoded by the exons ATGAAGCTGCTTTTTGTGCTCGTGCTCACCACTCTCAGTGTTTTGGTTTGCAGTAGTCCTACTGTGGAAACTAGATATGAGAGCAAATACAAAATTG GTGACAAAGACTTTCTAGAGAAGCAACGCAAAATTCTTTCCCTCTTCAGACACATTAACCAACACTGCCACAATGCTGAGCACGAGGAAGTGATCAAAACCTTTGAACTCAGCGAGAACAAGGAATCGTATACT AATCCTGAGGCTGTAAAGAAAATCATTGAGCACTATACTAAGGGCTACAGCCTTCCCAAAGGGGAAATCTTCTCCATTAGTTATCCAGAGCATTTGGAACAGGCTATTGCTCTGTTTGACTTGTTGTTCTTCGCCAAAGACTTTGATACGTTCTACAAAACAGCCATTGTGTCTCGCCACTGGGTGAACGAAGGACTATTCCTGTATGCCTGCTCGCTAGCTATTGTCCACAGACCGGATTGTTATGGACTTATTTTGCCTCCAATTTACGAGCTGTATCCACACTTTTTCTTCAACACCGATACCATACAGGAGGCTTACAG aTGCAAGCAAACCTGGAACGGCCAGAAAATCCAAGTCTCATCCGGCAAATATCCAGGCTACACAATTATTTCCAATTACTCTGGACACTATCTGAACTTACATCCCGAGCAATCTCTCTCTTACTATCTTGAGGATGTAGGCAtcaattctttttattataccTACTATTTATACTACCCCTTCTGGATGTCTGGGACTAAATACGAAGGAATCGGCAAGGACAGACGTGGCGAACTTTACTACTTCATTCATCAGCAGCTGTGGTCCAGATTTTATTTGGAGCGTCTCTCCAATGATTTCGGCAAGCCTACAGCCATTGACTTCGAGGTTCCTGTGGAGACTTCCTTCTATCCTTCCTTGCAGTACCCTAACGGATTGAATTTCCCTGAAAGACCTAAATTTGCGAGGTTGTCGGATTATTTCTATAGCTACGGCCAAAAAATCCAGAGCTCCTTCGCCTACAGTTATTCGCTGTACAAGGATTATTCTAGAAGGATCGTTGATGCCATCGATAGGGGGTACGCTTTGGAT aaaCAAGGACAAAGATACGAACTCTACAACGACAAATTAGGATACGAGCGTGTTGGAAACTTGCTGCAGAGTAATCCGGATTCTCCAGACAGTCGTTATTACGGACCGTGGCTTG GATATGGTCGACATCTTTTGGGCTACTCCACCATCCCCCTTTCTCCCTACAAAGTAGCCCCTTCTGTCTTGGAACACATGGAGACCAGTTTAAGAGATCCAATTTTCTATCAGCTTTACAAGCACCTTATGCTTCACTACGCCAG gtACCAATTGCGATTGGAACCTTACACTCGAGAAGAACTGAACTTCCCAGGAGTCTCCATTGAGAAAGTGGAAATGGACCGTTTGATCACCTATTTCGACGAGTTCTACTCAGACCTGAGTCAGGCAGTTTTTTACACCCAGGAGGAATTGAGCCAAgaagaaaacaatttctttGTGCGTGCTAAGCAGTACCGTTTGAACCATAAACCCTTCACTTATAAGATCCATGTGAAGTCCGATAGGGATGTGCAGGCTGTGGTCAAGATATTTATTGGGCCGAAATATGATGAGTACGGGCGGTATATCAATATTTCTGACAACAG ATGCAACTTCTTTGAACTGGACAAATTCATCTTTGACCTGAAAACCGGGGATAACTTGATCAAACGCAGCTCCTATGAGAGCAAATTCTTCTCTTCTGACAAAACCAGCTACTATGACCTGTACAAACAGGTTTTAGGTGCTTTGGATGGTCAAAAAGAATTCACCGTCAATGGTCGAGAGAGCTACTTCAACTTCCCCTTGAGATACATGCTCCCTAAGGGTGACCACGGCGGTCAATCGTTCCAGTTTTACTTCATCGTCTATCCTTACAAGCCCTATACTGAAAACAAGCCTCAAGAGTGGACTTACTTCTACCCTCGTCCTGGAGTAGGAGGGCCCTATATCGATGATTATCCATTGTATTATCCCTTCGACAGGCCTATTAAGTATGGAAGACAGTTTTATCAGGAGATTCCCAACAGCTTCTTCTACGAGGCGAAGATTTACCATAAGATTGATGTTAATATTGTTAGTTCAGAGGAAGCTTGA